AGCCAATGCCGCACGCTACAACGCGCTAATGACGCAGCACTTCGGCGAATTCCCTGACACCGTCGAAGCCATGCGCCAACAGGAATTGGCGTACTTTCGCTACTTCGTGACGGAAAAAGGCCTGGCGGCGGAAGAACTGAAAGGCGCGTCGCTGGAAGATTTGCTCACAGGCGGCTATGTGCGGGTTGAACCGCTGGTGTACGAAGACTTTCTGCCGGTCAGTGCGGCGGGGATTTTTCAGTCGAACCTGGGGGATGCGGCGCAAACCCACTATGGCGTGCATTCGAACCAGCAAGCGTTCGAAAAAGCCTTGGGAAGGTCGACGATTGATGAGTTGGGGTTGTATGCGCAGACGCAGCGGCGGTCGATCGAGGAGTGCTGCAAGGCATTGGGATTGCCGAGTCTGACTTGACCAGTCAAATGCACTTTGTGGCGAGGGAGCTTGCTCCCGCTTGAGTGCGTAGCACTCACAAAATCTCCGCTTGTACGCAGAGTTTTGGGGCCGCTGCGCAGCCCGGCGCGAGCAAGCTCGCTCGCCACATAAAAATTTTTGACCCGCAGGCTATCCGGGATTAACCCAGCTTCGCCAACAAAGCCTTGGCGGTCGCTTCCGACGAGGCCGGGTTCTGACCGGTCAGCAACAGACCATCCGCAATCACGTAACTCGCCCAGTCATCGGCCTTGGAGAAAAGACCACCGTTGGCCTTGAGCATGTCCTCCACCAGAAACGGCACCACATCCGTCAACTGCACAGCGGCTTCTTCGGAGTTGGTGAAGCCTGTCACCCGCTTGCCTTTGACTAACGCCTGACCGTCCGCATCCTTGACGTGGCGCAACACCCCCGGCGCATGACAGACCGCCGCAACCGGTTTACCCGCGTTGTAGAACGCCTCGATCAGCGCAATTGAAAAGGTGTCTTCAGCCAGATCCCACAACGGGCCATGCCCGCCTGGATAGAAAACAGCGTCATAGTCCTCGGCCCTCACGGTGCTCAGCACTCCGGTAGAGGCCAATGCGGACTGGGCAGCGGAATCCTTGTGGAAGCGATCGGTGGCGGCGGTTTGCGCGTCTGGCTCATCGCTTTTAGGGTCCAGCGGTGGCTGGCCGCCCTTGGGTGAGACCAGAGTCAGCTGCGCGCCAGCATCCTTGAAGGTGTAATACGGAGCGGCGAATTCTTCGAGCCAGAAGCCGGTTTTCTTACCGGTGTTACCCAATTGATCGTGGGACGTTAAAACCATCAGGATTTTCATGTCGTTCTCCGGTCGATGTCAGGATTGTTCAGTGATCTCGGCGCTGGGTTTGACCATCGGACAGCGCTGTTCGTTGCGCCCATTTTCGGGGTGAAGGCTCATGGCCTTGATGCGCAAAAAGTTGCGCAACTGTCTCGGGGAATAGTCCCCCCAGCGACGCTGGACGCCAGGTTTATCAGGCCCTCCAGCCGAGTGCGCAAGAAGTTGCGCAGTGCTGCGCAACTTCTTGCGCACCTTTTCAGCTGATCCTTGCCGAAAACCCTTTCGGCGCTGGATAAATCGCATCAACCACCTGATTTATATAGCGTTATTCATTTCTGGCACGGACCTTGATAACAGTCAGGCACCCACCGGGCGATACCGCCTCCCGGGCACCCTAACTTTTAGCAAGGAGCACCTCCATGGCTACACCAGCGTACATGTCCGTTACTGGCGAGAAACAAGGCCTGATCACTGCCGGCGCGTTCACCGCCGACTCCGTGGGCAACACCTACCAGGAAGGTCACGAAGACCAGGTCATGGTTCAGGCTTTCAGCCACGACGTGATCATCCCGCGCGACCCACAGTCCGGCCAACCGACCGGTCAGCGTGTACACAAGCCAGTCGTGATCACCAAGGTCTACGACAAGTCTTCGCCACTGCTGCAAGCGGCATTGACCTCCGGCGAGCGCATGAGCGAAATCGTTATCCAGTGGTACCGCACCTCGGCTCAA
The Pseudomonas lini DNA segment above includes these coding regions:
- a CDS encoding type 1 glutamine amidotransferase domain-containing protein; the protein is MKILMVLTSHDQLGNTGKKTGFWLEEFAAPYYTFKDAGAQLTLVSPKGGQPPLDPKSDEPDAQTAATDRFHKDSAAQSALASTGVLSTVRAEDYDAVFYPGGHGPLWDLAEDTFSIALIEAFYNAGKPVAAVCHAPGVLRHVKDADGQALVKGKRVTGFTNSEEAAVQLTDVVPFLVEDMLKANGGLFSKADDWASYVIADGLLLTGQNPASSEATAKALLAKLG
- a CDS encoding Hcp family type VI secretion system effector — its product is MATPAYMSVTGEKQGLITAGAFTADSVGNTYQEGHEDQVMVQAFSHDVIIPRDPQSGQPTGQRVHKPVVITKVYDKSSPLLQAALTSGERMSEIVIQWYRTSAQGTQEHYYTTKLEDAILVAINNKMHNCQDPSNSHFTHLEEVQFTYRKITWTHEVSGTSGSDDWRSPVAG